TGACCAAGTAAGAAAAAACATGGGAGATGGAGATAACAATTCACTTTAAGCTAAATACAACTGAAATTATTGGGTTTTATTTAGTTAGTTTAGTTCAATTACTTATTTAGTAAACAAAAGTGATATTATGTCCAGCATTGAGGTTCAACTAATGCCATAATCATTTAATTTCTCTTTACAATTCGTATGTATTACATTTTCTTTGGTTGGGACAACCCTTGCATTAGTTCTCTTTATAACAATTTTAATGTCATCCAAACTAAAATATTTTAGCGGGAATGAGAAGGAAGTTAATGATTAAGTAAAAAAATGGAGGAATCATATGGAAAGAAAATATAATGATTTAATAGGAGATATTTTAAAAGAAGCTGAGGAAAAAGATAACTATAAGGGGAAAGGTAAACCAATATCTAAAGAGTATTTAGAAATAGACACATATCAACGCTTTCAAAAAATAGCATCTGATGCGGGATTTCTACCTCCTTGGTTAAAATTACAAAAAGAAATCTCTCAATTAGTACATTCTTGTAAAACAGAACAGGATGTCATAGTCATTAATGAGAAAATTAGTAAACATAACAGGATATGTCCTAGCCCCATGCTAAAAAATCAAATAAACCTGGATGAATTGGAAAAAGCCAAAAAAATTTGGTGATTTTCTGTATACATGTTTAACAATCACCCGAGAATCCCACTGTTTCCGTAAGTTATCAGCTTGCCCTAATGCTATCTTTTTTTTATGAACTTTTTTGGAGATAATGATGGCTCTACTCTAATTTTGTCGGTACTATGCATGTTAAATG
This genomic window from Bacillus sp. SM2101 contains:
- a CDS encoding DnaJ family domain-containing protein, coding for MERKYNDLIGDILKEAEEKDNYKGKGKPISKEYLEIDTYQRFQKIASDAGFLPPWLKLQKEISQLVHSCKTEQDVIVINEKISKHNRICPSPMLKNQINLDELEKAKKIW